The following coding sequences lie in one Brettanomyces bruxellensis chromosome 6, complete sequence genomic window:
- a CDS encoding uncharacterized protein (BUSCO:EOG09261LPY) codes for MNTQGGKQGMTPEEQEKKIQHRRTIDYFTPMGKMMIRKNVYNRRKTRQPLGHIRPEMSYLTYLLPPFKEQPAIYDVETKFVHVSTNKARHAIHAIKWTPDAKRVLVSSYSGEFTLWNGMTFNFESIMQAHDSAIFALQYSHDGDWLISGDQEGTIKYWQPNFNNVNILPKSHDNAIQGLAFSPNSSKFVSCSDDQMLKIWNFSTAQQERVLKGHHWDVKCCDWHPSLGIVVSGSKDNLVKFWDPRDATCITTMHDFKHTVTKAQFQQIGNQRLMAASSRDHSTRVFDLRTMKPLLSIRSFNDTDMTAMSWHPVHSSILSIGGYDGSLSTYDLGKAIDPQIVTDDSSISTDAQPNTISPLNFKEFHVKSITEPLSRIPYAHDKAIYTIEYHPLGHLLCTAGADKSLRFWCRGRPNDPLAFKDTAYTGESWAEKQQHFMQRGYKQEEEGEEMQEEQETQTAAPSEPAFPGFSIPGLSG; via the coding sequence ATGAACACACAAGGAGGGAAACAGGGGATGACACCTGAGgagcaggaaaagaaaatacaacACAGAAGAACTATTGACTATTTTACACCGATGggaaagatgatgattcgTAAAAATGTGTATAATAGGAGAAAAACGAGGCAACCGTTGGGACATATAAGACCTGAGATGTCATATCTTACATACCTACTTCCACCATTCAAAGAACAACCTGCTATATATGATGTTGAGACAAAATTTGTTCACGTGTCGACTAATAAGGCAAGGCATGCTATACATGCTATTAAATGGACACCAGATGCAAAGCGAGTTTTGGTTTCTTCCTACTCTGGAGAGTTCACACTTTGGAATGGCATGACGTTCAATTTTGAGTCTATTATGCAGGCCCATGACTCGGCGATCTTTGCTTTACAATATAGTCATGATGGTGATTGGTTGATCAGTGGTGATCAAGAGGGTACAATTAAATATTGGCAGCCGAACTTCAATAACGTGAATATATTGCCCAAATCGCACGATAATGCAATTCAGGGCTTGGCATTCTCACCAAACAGCTCCAAGTTTGTCAGTTGTTCTGATGATCAGATGCTTAAGATATGGAACTTTAGTACCGCACAGCAAGAACGTGTATTAAAAGGTCATCACTGGGATGTTAAGTGCTGTGATTGGCATCCAAGTCTTGGAATAGTTGTTAGTGGCTCAAAGGATAACTTGGTCAAATTTTGGGATCCACGTGATGCCACCTGTATTACCACTATGCATGATTTTAAGCACACAGTTACAAAAGCCCAGTTCCAACAGATTGGTAACCAGAGACTCATGGCTGCCTCATCACGTGATCATTCTACCCGTGTGTTCGATCTTCGCACAATGAAACCATTATTATCAATACGATCTTTCAATGATACGGACATGACTGCAATGTCATGGCACCCAGTTCATTCGTCCATTCTTTCAATCGGCGGATACGATGGTTCTTTATCTACATATGATCTTGGCAAGGCAATTGATCCACAGATTGTTACTGATGATAGTTCTATAAGCACAGATGCCCAACCCAATACAATCTCGCCACTCAACTTTAAAGAATTTCATGTGAAAAGTATTACCGAGCCGTTGAGCCGGATACCGTATGCACACGATAAAGCAATATATACGATTGAGTATCATCCTCTTGGTCATTTGCTGTGTACTGCTGGAGCGGATAAATCGCTTAGGTTTTGGTGTAGGGGAAGACCAAACGATCCACTTGCTTTCAAAGATACTGCATACACTGGAGAAAGCTGGGCCGAAAAACAGCAACATTTCATGCAGAGAGGATACAaacaggaagaagaaggagaagaaatgcAAGAAGAACAGGAAACACAGACTGCAGCTCCTTCAGAGCCAGCATTTCCGGGTTTCAGTATACCTGGCTTATCTGGTTAA
- a CDS encoding uncharacterized protein (MEROPS:MER0030317): MDGWGEILQIPAIKVPRGSHSADKAVQKGITAFKFDDSHDLIWLGDSSGYLYSFYGMKLQPYVSCRVCQGQINQILGHKKGVLTLSSKGVRLGTVEGILIYSVICSKEHGGLRCMTYTSNTQTEVYAGGRASSTGSRIFKIDLVNGKVSGCISYSQDLVFMTCNLQYVIFGRSDGCVDVFDPKSERVVKTFRCHSASLSSIFIHDNILMTTGYSLKKDRFVPDPLVNRFDLQTLDSIPPYPFPAGPTHVYLHPRILDLALIASNMGQFHFVDISNPAKLHIYQADLSTFITLMDISDSGDYFAFIDGMQNLHLWARVPDPMSPLPNFTVYGKPVKFPSVNNEVIPMMNRLNFESAFPPLNGIKLPHYDEMLLSAWPPDVVFKVGAVPKPIDYEILRGVRKVQTFSIAHYDKDKFGSRNIVTKYEKQKKLNIPKFISEKDSDQSDDENESHNSEQLQDFAAARDMSLPASSSSNRTDNISQDKIYPKKQQNVFETVSDSGELPNAFKLMRIAYSKFGVDDFDFEYFNNTRFTGLEADAGNTYTNSIIQLYKYNPPLFNYISLSLREDVADEDILLVELGYLFDKSLNANGHHCAPSNFQRVLSTNAEARKLGLITENECVYDSYGQRKLVQVFNRFLLEQISRDEQYLYTTTEPVRLDSLCGVSTETRIVSKFCSLERSFSTVFHSIDINVLPVSLNAPASLTIVDYIQASMSKAVSRPINCDVCGKRHPIDASLHVRSLPADLILNIDLTDEQLVDIRFLKGWLVPEFYVARTNDGSSVLFAKRESVPSQVPVRRYDITGLVVQITDRVNRSHLVTLTKVPDKTGKLDKESWCLFNDFLVTEVSQEEALDLSYWWKKPVVIMYKAVDTEDKFVYDCWRQNLDVSILYKDHFARGTREGKIIEYKLLTHDEPPLPGTMVAIDAEFVQIAPQEFEISFHRPKKLVKPKRLVLGRISVLKCDGKNAGECFIDDYIVAKEHIDDYITSFSGIEPGDLDPDKSKRTLVTLQTAYRKMWLLLNLGCIFVGHSLKGDFRMINIQVPPEQVRDTAELFYLKKEKRKLSLKYLIYQLFKDNVQVGNHDSIEDADSAMRAYRKYLELKSNGTFEDILQRIYLEGQMSQFRIPQ; encoded by the exons ATGGATGGATGGGGAGAG ATCCTTCAGATTCCCGCAATCAAAGTGCCCAGAGGGTCACATTCAGCAGATAAGGCTGTACAAAAGGGTATAACAGCATTCAAATTTGACGATTCACATGATCTTATATGGCTTGGAGACTCATCCGGTTATCTATACTCATTTTATGGCATGAAACTGCAACCATACGTTTCATGCAGAGTGTGTCAAGGGCAAATTAATCAAATCTTAGGTCACAAAAAGGGTGTTCTTACTCTGTCCAGCAAAGGGGTGAGATTGGGCACTGTAGAAGGTATTTTAATATACAGCGTGATTTGCTCCAAAGAGCATGGTGGTTTGCGATGTATGACATATACATCGAATACGCAAACTGAGGTATATGCTGGAGGAAGAGCTTCGTCGACTGGAAGTCGTATCTTTAAAATTGATCTTGTCAACGGTAAGGTTTCAGGTTGCATCTCATATTCTCAGGATCTTGTTTTTATGACCTGCAATCTTCAATATGTCATTTTCGGACGATCAGATGGCTGCGTTGATGTCTTTGATCCGAAGTCTGAGAGAGTTGTCAAAACTTTCCGGTGCCATTCAGCCAGCCTTTCGTCCATATTTATTCATGACAACATTTTGATGACAACAGGGTATTCGTTAAAGAAGGATAGGTTTGTTCCCGACCCATTGGTTAACCGTTTTGATTTACAAACTTTGGACTCAATACCGCCGTATCCTTTTCCTGCAGGACCTACGCATGTGTATTTACATCCGCGAATCCTAGATCTTGCTCTGATAGCATCAAATATGGGCCAATTTCATTTTGTGGATATTTCAAACCCCGCAAAACTCCACATTTACCAGGCAGATTTATCAACATTTATCACACTGATGGATATTTCAGATTCGGGTGACTACTTTGCATTTATTGATGGAATGCAGAATTTACATTTATGGGCAAGGGTTCCAGATCCAATGAGTCCTCTTCCAAACTTTACCGTTTATGGAAAGCCGGTGAAATTTCCGTCCGTTAACAATGAGGTAATACCGATGATGAACCGCTTGAATTTTGAGTCAGCTTTCCCACCTTTAAATGGAATCAAGCTTCCACACTATGATGAAATGCTACTTTCTGCTTGGCCTCCTGATGTTGTGTTTAAAGTTGGTGCTGTTCCTAAACCAATAGACTATGAAATATTACGAGGTGTAAGGAAAGTGCAAACCTTCAGTATTGCACACTATGATAAGGATAAATTCGGTTCAAGGAACATTGTCACAAAGtatgaaaagcaaaaaaagctgaacATACCGAAGTTTATTAGTGAGAAGGACTCCGACCAAAGTGACGACGAAAATGAGAGTCATAATTCGGAGCAGCTTCAAGATTTCGCAGCTGCAAGGGATATGAGTCTCCCAGCAAGCTCCAGCTCAAACAGAACAGATAATATCTCTCAGGACAAGATTTATCCTAAGAAGCAGCAGAATGTATTTGAAACTGTTTCTGATTCAGGGGAGTTACCGAACGCATTCAAACTTATGCGTATTGCATACTCAAAATTTGGTGTTGACGactttgattttgaatattttaaCAACACACGATTTACTGGTCTTGAGGCGGATGCGGGAAATACTTACACGAATAGTATTATTCAATTATACAAGTACAACCCACCGCTATTTAACTACATTTCACTGTCATTAAGAGAAGATGTtgcagatgaagatattttgCTCGTGGAACTTGGATATCTCTTCGATAAAAGCTTGAATGCAAATGGGCATCATTGTGCTCCATCCAACTTCCAAAGGGTGCTTTCGACCAATGCAGAAGCACGAAAGCTTGGTCTTATTACGGAGAATGAATGTGTCTATGATAGTTATGGACAAAGAAAGCTGGTCCAGGTGTTTAACAGATTTCTTTTAGAGCAAATATCACGTGATGAACAATATCTTTACACCACAACTGAACCAGTGCGTTTGGATTCATTGTGTGGTGTGTCGACTGAAACTCGAATTGTGTCAAAATTCTGCTCACTAGAACGAAGTTTTTCTACCGTATTTCATTCGATAGACATTAATGTTCTTCCCGTTTCGTTAAATGCTCCAGCAAGCCTAACCATAGTAGACTACATACAGGCTTCCATGAGTAAAGCCGTTAGTCGTCCTATCAATTGTGATGTGTGTGGAAAGCGTCATCCAATTGATGCCTCGCTTCACGTTCGATCGTTACCTGCCGATTTGATTCTCAACATTGATTTAACGGATGAACAACTAGTGGATATTCGCTTTCTGAAAGGATGGCTTGTACCGGAGTTTTATGTTGCGCGAACAAACGATGGCTCGTCTGTGTTATTTGCCAAGCGTGAATCCGTCCCAAGCCAAGTTCCTGTGCGAAGGTATGATATCACAGGTCTTGTGGTACAGATAACGGATAGGGTCAATCGAAGCCACCTTGTGACCTTGACGAAGGTCCCTGACAAAACCGGAAAGTTAGATAAAGAGTCTTGGTGCCTTTTTAACGACTTCTTAGTTACAGAGGTGTCTCAAGAGGAGGCCCTTGATTTGAGTTACTGGTGGAAAAAGCCCGTCGTGATAATGTATAAAGCTGTGGATACTGAGGATAAGTTTGTGTATGATTGCTGGCGGCAGAATTTGGATGTTAGTATTCTTTACAAGGATCATTTTGCAAGAGGAACTAGAGAAGGCAAAATAATAGAGTACAAACTTCTCACGCACGATGAGCCACCACTGCCCGGTACAATGGTTGCAATTGATGCGGAATTTGTGCAGATTGCACCTCAAGAGTTTGAGATATCATTCCACCGCCCAAAGAAGCTTGTCAAGCCCAAGAGGTTGGTGCTTGGCCGTATATCAGTCTTAAAGTGTGATGGTAAGAATGCTGGAGAATGTTTCATTGATGATTATATTGTGGCAAAGGAGCACATTGACGATTACATCACCTCATTTTCTGGAATTGAGCCAGGAGATTTAGATCCTGATAAATCCAAAAGGACTTTGGTTACTCTACAGACTGCTTATCGTAAGATGTGGCTACTTTTGAATCTTGGATGCATTTTTGTCGGCCACTCCCTAAAGGGAGACTTCCGTATGATCAACATCCAAGTTCCACCTGAACAGGTGAGAGATACAGCTGAGTTATTCTATCtcaagaaggaaaagcgGAAATTGAGCTTGAAATATCTCATCTATCAGCTTTTCAAGGATAATGTTCAGGTAGGAAATCATGACTCAATTGAAGATGCCGATTCCGCCATGCGTGCATACAGAAAGTATTTGGAGCTCAAGAGTAATGGAAcatttgaagatattttgCAGAGAATATACTTGGAAGGACAGATGTCACAATTCCGGATCCCACAGTAA